One window of Papaver somniferum cultivar HN1 chromosome 9, ASM357369v1, whole genome shotgun sequence genomic DNA carries:
- the LOC113312866 gene encoding uncharacterized protein LOC113312866: MINSDSNPFDEEALNTLVEAQNLYNSKEVQLHTFTKQKSRTKWIKDGAANTGFLHANLKIRQERNIISELEDANGEIISDQKKIADELVNHFEQKFKYQAVEKVDHILNDIPEVITKEDHEMIEAIPSEDEIKATIFAMDQDSAPGPDGFSGCFYRACWNIINQDVVEAIQFCWKRRFIPKGLNSNFLVLLQKTIGARNTNQFRPIGLSNVMFKNFTKILSTRIGQLMHKLVSPQQVAYVKGRCIQNQILLASV, encoded by the coding sequence ATGATCAATTCTGATAGTAATCCATTTGATGAAGAAGCACTTAATACTCTGGTGGAAGCTCAAAATCTGTATAACTCTAAAGAAGTACAACTACATACTTTTACGaaacaaaaatcaagaacaaAGTGGATTAAAGATGGTGCAGCAAATACTGGATTTCTACATGCTAATCTCAAAATTAGACAAGAAAGAAATATTATTAGTGAATTGGAAGATGCTAATGGAGAAATTATCTCTGATCAGAAGAAGATAGCAGATGAATTAGTAAATCATTTTGAACAGAAGTTTAAATATCAGGCAGTTGAAAAGGTTGATCATATTTTAAATGATATTCCAGAGGTGATTACAAAAGAAGACCACGAAATGATTGAAGCCATTCCAAGTGAAGATGAAATTAAAGCAACAATCTTTGCTATGGATCAGGACagtgctccaggtccagatggtttttcAGGTTGTTTCTACAGGGCTTGTTGGAATATTATTAATCAAGATGTAGTTGAAGCTATTCAATTTTGCTGGAAAAGGAGGTTCATTCCTAAAGGACTTAACTCCAACTTCTTAGTGCTTCTTCAAAAAACTATTGGTGCTAGAAATACTAATCAGTTCAGGCCAATTGGCCTGAGCAATGTCATGTTCAAAAATTTTACTAAGATTTTGTCCACAAGAATTGGCCAACTTATGCACAAATTGGTTTCTCCTCAACAAGTAGCATATGTGAAAGGTAGATGTATTCAAAATCAGATTTTGCTAGCTTCTGTGTAA
- the LOC113312865 gene encoding uncharacterized protein LOC113312865 — protein sequence MSRRTNGLAVPHDEGFGEVVRALNVVAQAMQQQVNLNQNAPPPPPPPNQRAFLVRRFSEQNPDSFKGSPDPLVAEDWIDNIEKIFTLLGVNDEDKLDLAVFKLEGEATRWWDLTRRSRNDGLFTWVEFRLAFLNKYFPQTARNQRMIEFMQLTQRNMTVAQYQAKFEELSRFAIHLVENEELKAFKFQEGLRPSIKGRLSILKITSYNEIVERAMIAERDIEEATRELEPEMRSKYPELF from the coding sequence ATGTCTCGTCGTACGAATGGTTTAGCCGTTCCACATGATGAGGGTTTCGGTGAGGTTGTTCGTGCTTTGAATGTTGTTGCTCAAGCGATGCAACAACAAGTGAATCTTAATCAGAATGCACCTCCTCCCCCTCCACCACCTAATCAACGAGCTTTTTTAGTTAGAAGGTTTAGTGAACAAAATCCCGATTCCTTTAAAGGTAGTCCTGATCCACTAGTCGCTGAAGATTGGATAGATAATATTGAGAAAATATTCACCCTATTAGGCGTGAATGACGAGGATAAGCtggatcttgctgtttttaagcTTGAGGGTGAGGCCACTCGCTGGTGGGACTTGACTCGTCGTTCTAGGAATGACGGTCTGTTTACCTGGGTAGAATTTCGACTCGCCTTCCTAAATAAGTACTTTCCACAAACTGCACGAAACCAACGCATGATCGAGTTTATGCAGTTGACTCAGAGAAATATGACCGTAGCACAGTACCAAGCCAAGTTTGAAGAACTTTCTCGTTTTGCTATTCATCTGGTGGAGAATGAAGAGCTGAAGGCTTTTAAGTTTCAGGAGGGACTTAGACCTTCAATTAAGGGTAGGTTGTCTATTTTGAAGATTACCTCTTATAATGAGATAGTGGAAAGAGCGATGATTGCTGAGAGAGACATTGAGGAAGCGACACGGGAATTAGAGCCCGAAATGCGGAGCAAATATCCTGAACTTTTCTAA